The proteins below are encoded in one region of Maribacter aestuarii:
- a CDS encoding gliding motility-associated C-terminal domain-containing protein, with amino-acid sequence MKSFLYIPLLLLTAVVSGQTALYNNGNIRIHEEGNLGFHTDLINDSPFDDNSGLAGFYGSAITVSGSVVPLFFDVESGTDNGLFMELGIDNANNTLFITGNILTPRTQPNVYYNFLENGFYVGERNLSKIDGYAGITNQQNFIFPVGDDQQLRPLVLNSQSANLTAKCAYFFENTENPVSLSGSFNVDELDLDLEFVSPLEFWRLEGSVTSTVSLSWNARSDISALTDDATKVVVAGWSKVSNRWINLGGNPVLGSLEEGFVTSEAFIPDDYEIITLGVSKIPFEPLEREVLSLDNYFVSPNGDGINDTFFIPELLQSPNNEVRIYDRYGLKVFELDNYTDEFAGFSNVNNFVIQRDDGLPVGVYFYTIYMVDLDLNYQGFLYLAR; translated from the coding sequence GTGAAGAGCTTTTTATACATACCACTCTTATTATTAACGGCTGTTGTAAGCGGTCAAACCGCCCTGTACAATAACGGCAACATCCGTATACATGAGGAGGGCAATTTGGGATTTCATACGGACTTGATTAACGATTCCCCTTTTGACGATAATAGTGGCCTGGCAGGGTTTTATGGGTCGGCCATTACGGTTTCGGGTTCCGTGGTACCCTTGTTCTTTGATGTGGAAAGTGGCACTGACAATGGTCTTTTTATGGAGTTGGGCATCGATAATGCCAACAACACCCTTTTCATTACCGGAAATATCCTTACCCCAAGAACACAACCCAATGTCTATTACAATTTTTTAGAAAACGGGTTTTATGTAGGAGAGCGAAATCTTTCTAAAATAGATGGCTATGCGGGCATCACCAACCAACAGAATTTTATCTTTCCGGTTGGGGACGACCAACAGCTCAGACCCTTGGTGCTAAACTCACAAAGCGCAAATCTGACCGCAAAATGTGCCTATTTCTTTGAGAATACGGAGAATCCGGTTTCGTTAAGCGGTAGTTTTAACGTGGACGAACTGGACCTTGACCTTGAATTTGTAAGTCCGTTGGAATTCTGGCGTTTGGAAGGTAGTGTAACCTCTACCGTGAGTCTAAGTTGGAATGCTAGAAGCGATATCAGCGCTCTTACCGATGATGCCACCAAGGTCGTAGTTGCAGGTTGGAGCAAAGTAAGTAACCGTTGGATTAACTTGGGAGGCAACCCGGTTTTAGGAAGCTTGGAAGAAGGTTTTGTAACGTCGGAGGCTTTTATTCCGGACGATTACGAAATCATTACCCTGGGTGTTTCCAAAATTCCGTTCGAACCTCTGGAAAGAGAAGTATTAAGTTTGGATAACTACTTTGTATCCCCCAATGGAGACGGTATTAACGATACGTTCTTTATTCCGGAATTATTGCAATCGCCCAACAATGAGGTGCGTATTTATGACCGCTACGGACTCAAAGTTTTTGAGCTAGATAATTATACGGATGAATTTGCTGGATTTTCCAATGTAAACAATTTTGTTATCCAAAGAGATGACGGACTTCCAGTAGGTGTTTATTTCTACACTATTTACATGGTCGACTTGGACCTCAACTACCAAGGTTTTCTTTATTTAGCGCGATAA